The region ATGCGACTGGTAGTCCCAACCTGAATATTTATCCTCATTCTCCAGAAGCTGTCATTTTAGCAGCCTATCGTCAGGTGTTTGGAGGTGGTTTGTATGCAGGGCAACGACTTACAGCGGCAGAAGTTAAGTTGAAAAGTGGGGAGATTACGGTACGAGAATTTATTCGGCAGTTGGGTAAGTCACGTCTGTTCCGTAGGCAAGCCTGGGAATCGCTTTACATTACTAAAGCAATTGAGTATATTCATCGTCGCTTGCTAGGACGACCTACTTATGGACGAGAAGAACTAAATCGCTATTATGATCTCTGTGCTCGTCAAGGGTTCTATGCCCTGATTGATGCCTTGATAGATAGCGCAGAATATAGTGACGTATTTGGCGAAGATACTGTGCCCTATGAACGCTATGTCACACCCAAAGGATTGGCAATGCGATCGCCCAATGGCACAGGCAACTCCTGGAAAAACGGCTTTGCGGGGTCTACTCGGCGTCCAGCAGAATTGATTCCTTCAGCGGCTCCAGCACTCGAAGTATCGGAAGGGGGTAAAGCTTGGGCGTGGATGATGCAAGTCGCTGTTCAGCGATCGCATCTTACCAGCCAGCGATCACTGAACGGATCTCCACCATCTCAGCTTCCACCACCTGCCACCGCAGTCATCAACGAATTGATGAGTCAAACTTCTGAACCTGCTGTTTCTCCTGATCAACCGAATCAACCGATATCTTCGGCTGAAGAAGGGGAACCCATTGCCACACCATCTTGACTATCAGCGCCTGGGAGAATTCCTATATGACATTCCTTGAGCACCTGTCTATTGCCCTGAACCCCCCTGATCACTTACAGGCTGAAATGGTGTCCTTACTACATGCTCAAAGGTGTAGGTTGAGTGATTTAGGCTCTGCCATGCGAAAGTGGCTGGGGCAACTGATCGCTTCCGCTAAACGCCCTCGTCGCGATCGCCGCAACATTGGACGGCTGTACTTCGGTTGGTTTGGCGGCGTGCAGTTTTTTTACAGTCAGGAGAGTAAGCCATGAGCCTAGTTAAAGAAGTGATTGAAACTGCTGATAGCGAAGTGCGCTACCCAACGGCAGGGGAAATTTGGATGATTCAAAATTTCTGCAAATCGGGAGAACAGCGGATTCAAATTGCCAACAAATTGGCCTGTAACGAACGCTATCTGGTAGAGCGAGGTAGCCAAAAGTTTTGGCGGCGCTGCCCAGTCACTCCCAGCAACAGTGGCAACTTACGCAAAACCAATTCCTGCCAGCGTGACCAAGGGTGGTATATTCGGCTGGTTGCCTATTGTGTTTTGGCAGGTAGCCAAAAACCCCTCGAAGAGATTGGCACCATTGGCATGAAGGAAATGTATCGCTCGCTAAATATCCCTATTGCTAACTGGGCAGAGGCGATGCGATGCATTAAAGAAGAGGTGATTTTGCTTTTAGGCGAAGCGGATGCTGCCACGGTGACGCCTTACTTTGATCACATTATTGATACCTTTTCTCAGGGGATTTAACTATGACTATTGCACTGCAACGCCCCGGTGAATGGGGTGATATTTTGTTTAGGATTGATGATTGGCTGAAGCGCGATCGCTTCGTCTTCATTGGCTGGTCAGGATTATTGTTGTTTCCCTGTGCCTATTTAGCGCTAGGCGGATGGTTTACTGGCACAACATTTGTTAGTTCCTGGTATACACACGGATTAGCAACCTCTTACTTAGAAGGTTGCAATTTCCTCACCGCCGCAGTTTCTACACCTGCAAATAGTCTGGGACATTCACTTTTGTTGTTGTGGGGACCGGAAGCACAGGGCGATTTCACCCGCTGGTGCCAGCTTGGTGGGCTATGGACTTTTGTGGCGCTGCATGGAGCGTTAGGGTTGATTGGTTTTTGTTTACGTCAAATTGAAATTGCCCGATTAGTTGGTGTTCGTCCATACAACGCGATCGCGTTCTCTGCCCCCATCGCCGTTTTTGTCTCTGTCTTTTTAATCTATCCACTCGGACAATCTGGTTGGTTTTTTGCACCCAGTTTTGGAGTCGCGGCTATCTTCCGGTTCCTGCTATTTTTCCAGGGTTTTCATAACTACACGCTCAATCCATTTCACATGATGGGTGTGGCAGGTGTATTGGGTGGAGCACTCCTCTGCGCAATTCATGGTGCCACTGTAGAAAACACCCTATTCGAGGAAACACGCGGCTTTAATACGTTTCGTGGTTTTACAACCACTCAAGCCGAAGAAACCTACTCCATGGTGACGGCAAATCGCTTCTGGTCACAGATTTTCGGCGTAGCATTTTCGAACAAACGTTGGCTTCACTTCTTCATGTTATTTGTTCCAGTGACAGGCTTATGGATGAGTGCAATTGGGATGATTGGCACCGCCTTTAACCTGCGGGCGTATGACTTTGTATCTCAAGAAATCCGAGCCGCCGAAGATCCTGAATTTGAAACCTTTTACACCAAAAATATCCTGCTGAATGAAGGGCTACGTGCCTGGATGGCACCTGCTGATCAGCCCCATGAACATTTTGTATTCCCAGAGGAGGTTTTGCCCCGTGGAAACGCCCTTTAGTCCTTCGGTACCAATTGTTCCAACACCAGGTCGTGGTATTACTACTCGGCGCGATGGCAAAGATGAAGCCTCAACTGGTTATGCTTGGTGGGCAGGAAATGCCCGATTCATGAACCTTTCGGGTCGGTTATTAGGGGCACACGTTGCTCATGCAGGTCTAATTGCCTTCTGGGCAGGTGCCATGCTGTTGTTTGAAGTTGCACACTTCACTCCTGATAAACCCATGTACGAGCAAGGGTTAATCCTCATGCCCCATGTTGCAACACTGGGAATTGGTGTTGGTGCAGGGGGCGAAGTCGTAGATATTTTTCCATTCTTTGCGATCGCTGTTGTTCATCTGATTGGCTCAGCTGTATTAGGGTTTGGAGGGCTTTACCACTCTTTGCAGGGTCCCGATCGCTTAGCTGGATTTTTTGATTTTGATTGGGCAGACAAAGATAAAATCACCACCATTTTGGGCTTTAACCTAATTTCTCTGGGTGTTGCAGCCTTATTATTTGTCGGCAAAGCCATGTTTTGGGGCGGATTGTACGATACCTGGGCACCAGGGGGCGGTGATGTACGGTTAATTTCTCATCCCACCCTCAATCCACTCACAATTTTTGGCTACCTCGTGCGATCGCCCTACGGAGAACAAGGCTGGATTATTGGAGTAAACAACCTGGAAGATATTGTAGGTGGTCATATCTACATTGGCATCATCTTGATTCTGGGTGGCATTTGGCATATTTTCACGACTCCGTTCAAATGGACTCATAAAGTCTTTACATGGTCTGGAGAAGCGTATTTAGCCCAAAGTTTGGGTAATATTTGCGGTCAAGCGCTAATTGCAACTGCATTTATTTGGTTTAATAACACCGCCTATCCCAGTGAGTTTTATGGACCAACCTCGGCTGAAGCATCCCAGGCACAAGCCCTGACCTTCTTAGTCCGTGACCAGAACCTAGGAGCAAATGTTGTTTCAGCTCAAGGTCCCACAGGGTTAGGAAAATATCTGATGCGATCGCCGACTGGAGAAATTATCTTTGGCGGAGAAACCATGCGTTTCTGGGATTTCCGCGGTCCCTGGCTAGAACCTCTGCGCGGACCCAACGGTTTAGATCTCGACAAACTCCGCCATGATATTCAACCCTGGCAAATCCGACGTGCTGCTGAATATATGACTCATGCCCCACTCGGATCACTCAACTCAGTTGGCGGTGTCGCCACTGAACCCAACTCCTTTAACTTCCTTTCACCCCGCAGTTGGCTGGCAGCCGTGCATTTCATCTTTGCCTTTCTGTTTTTGGTTGGGCACCTCTGGCACGCCGGACGCGCAAGAGCTTCGGCTGCGGGATTTGTGCGCGGCATTGATCGAGAAAATGAACCTGTTCTTAAAATGCCCAATTTGGATTAGTGCGCACTTATTCTGTACATCTGCAAATTTTAGATTTTAGATTTTGGATTGAATCTAAAATCTAAAATCTAAAATCCACAATCTAAATCTGCTGATTTTTTCACGCTTCAGCCCTTTTCGCCCTATGTTTCACTCCTTCTATCTCCTCACGTTTTACCCACTGCAGACTTATTTAACACCAATTTGTTTTTTTACTGCATGGATTGTTTTTCTAATGCTCTTTGCTAATCTTTGGGCATTGAGCCAGGATACAGTCACCTATGCTAGCCGAATGTACCAAATTCCCTGTTCTAATTGTCGTTTTTTCACTGAGAACTATCAACTTAAATGCACAATCCATCCAATTGAAGCATTAACAGAAGCAGCTATTGATTGTCCAGATTATCAATCAAATGATTACTCCTTTAGCCTTGATCCAAACCCGATGTGCTCAACTTCCAATATGGAAAAAGCAATTACAGAAAATTCCAGAGCGGAACCCATGAGCACTAAAGTCTAAATCAGCTTAGATGTAACGAAACCCAACGCACACTCAACCAATCAAAACTCAACCAATTAAAACAAAGGAGCATCACTCAATGGGACTCCCTTGGTATCGTGTTCATACTGTTGTCATCAATGATCCTGGACGTTTACTAGCCGTTCACCTGATGCATAATGCCCTCTGTGCAGGTTTTGCTGGATCAATGTTGTTATTTGAACTGGCATTATTTGATCCCAGTGATCCTGTACTCAACCCAATGTGGCGGCAGGGCTGTTTTCTGATGCCTTTCGTGGCGCGCCTGGGGGTAATCAATTCCTGGCAGGGTTGGAGCATTACTGGCGAAACAGTTACAGACCCAGGTTTTTGGACTTTCGAAACTGTCGCAATTGCTCACATCATCTTTTCAGGACTGGAATTTTTGGCAGCAGTTTGGCACTGGAATTATTGGAATCTTTCCACTTTCTACGATGCAAAAACAAATGAACCCGTGCTTGACCTACCCAAAATTTTCGGCATTCATTTATTCCTGGCAGGACTCGTCTGTTTTGGATTTGGAGCCTTTCACCTGACGGGGGTATTTGGTCCGGGAATGTGGGTTTCCGATCCTTATGGTCTCACCGGACACATGCAACCTGTTGCTCCGGAGTGGGGACCTGCTGGCTTTAATCCCTACAATCCTGGTGGAGTCGTTGCCCATCACATTGCGGCTGGCATTGTAGGGATTATTGGCGGACTGTTCCATATCTATGTGCGCCCTTCTGAATATCTCTATAAAGGCTTACGCATGGGCAACATCGAATCAGTACTGGCAAGTGCACTGGCAACATTCTTTTTTGCTGGGTTTGTGGCAACTGGTACGATGTGGTATGGCACTGCTACAACACCCATTGAACTTTGGGGTCCAACCCGATTCCAATGGGATGACAACTACTTCCACAACGAAATTGATCGCCGTGTTCAGGCAGGTCTTGCAGAAGGAAAAAATCTGTCTGAAGCCTGGTCAGCCATTCCAGAGAAACTTCTTTTTTACGATTATGTCGGTAATAGTCCGGCAAAAGGTGGTTTATTCAGAGTTGGACGCATGGTAGACGGTGATGGTGTTGCTCGAGGCTGGTTAGGGCATCCCGTTTTCAAAGATCGAGAAGGACGAGAACTAACCGTGCAGCGAATGCCCAACTTCTTTGAAAATTTCCCCGTTATTTTAACGGACAAAGATGGTATTGTGCGGGCTGATATTCCTTTCCGACGGTCAGAGGCAAAATATAGCTTGGAGCAAAAGGGTGTCACAGTTAGCTTTTTTGGCGGCAAACTGGACGGACAAACTTTCACAGAACCTGCACAGGTGAAGCAATATGCTCGCCAAGCGCAATTAGGGGAACCGTTTGAATTTGATCGCACTGTTCATAACTCTGATGGCGTTTTCCGCACTAGCAACCGAGGCTTCTTTGCCTTCTTCCACGCATGCTTTGCTCTTGTCTGGTTCTTTGGCCATCTCTGGCATGGCACTCGCACTCTCTTCCGAGATGTATTTGCAGGCATCGATCCAGAACTAGACGAAGAACAAGTTGAGTGGGGCATCTATCAAAAAGTGGGCGACAAAACCACTCGCAAACGACCAGTTTTGCAGCCAGTTGCACCAATTCAAGCTACAACATCCGCAAATTTGGGAGCGAATCCCAATCCTTCCTTACAGGAAAGCCTTGAGATGTAGCTTCTGTGTATAGGGACAGGGACGTTAACACTAACGTCCCTACGATAAAAATTTGGAGGATTACATGGAAATCAAATATCCACCTAAAAAGGTTGCTCCAATTCAATACACCTTGCGGCAACTTAATTCCGAAGCAGGAAAGGTAACTCGTGGATGGGGAACAACTCCCTTCATGGCATTACTGATGCTACTATTCTTCCTGTTTCTGCTAATTATTTTGCAAATCTATAATGCATCAATATTATTGCAAGGTGTTGATATTGACTGGTCAGTACTGAATAACTATCCAACTCCAGTTGAAACTCACTCATACGGTGAAGGGGAGTTTTCAGCTACAGGTTTTAGTGTATTTCTAGGTCTGTTAGCATTCAGTCTAGGATGTGTTGGCTTTATTCTATATGGTGCAACAACGTATCCAAAAGACCAGGAATAAAGCCTACTAATATCAACTCACCTGATTTGAGCACACAAATTTTGAGTACTCAATTTTTGAATACGCATTGAAGCAATAGGATTATACCCATGAAAAGACTGTGTATGCTGGTTTTAGCGATCGCGCTTGTCTGTAGTCTGACATTTCCCGCCACAGCGAATGCTGGCGTGCTAGTTCCCTGCAAAGAATCCAAACTGTTTCTAGAACGACAAAACTCTGCACCTGATACATATTACTTTAACCAACCTTACAAAGCTTACTCAGAATATCTTTTGTGTGGTGAAGATGGGCTACCCCATCTGCCCCTACGGTTTGACCGTGCCGTAGATATTGCCATTCCATTTGGTTTATTCTTCTACATTGCTGGCTTTATTGGTTGGAGTGGTCGCGCCTATCTCCTGGCAGCCCAAAACTCTAGTTCACCTGAAGAAAAGGAAATTTTCATCGATATTCCTCTGGCAATTCAGTCTTTAATCAAAGGACTGCTTTGGCCACTGTTATTTCTGCAAGAGCTGACCACAGGACGATTAACTGCAAAAGATCAGGAAATTTACGTTTCTCCTCGCTAAGTACAGAACCATTCCATTTGCTATTTCCACACCAGCAACCAATTCACAATCACCTATTGAGATTTTTGGGAGAGATTCTAATGACTCACTTCACCAAATATTTGACCAGTGCCCCTATTGTTGCCATCTTGACTCTGGTTTTGCTCGCCACCTTATTAATAGAGTTAAACTATTTATTCCCAGGATTGCAATACGGTACCTATTTCAAGCCAGCTTTTTAAGTCCTACACTACAAAAAGCGGCTTCATTACCTTGCAACACTAGTCAGCATAGTCTGGGTTCAGGCGATAGTTCCCTCCTGGCAAAGTCTGAATCACATTCTCACAACCTAAATCTAAAAGTTTGCGACGGAGCCGTCGAATTTGTGCAGCCACCACGTTACTAGTTCGCTCAGCTTTTACTTCATAGA is a window of Leptolyngbyaceae cyanobacterium JSC-12 DNA encoding:
- a CDS encoding hypothetical protein (IMG reference gene:2510098319) is translated as MTFLEHLSIALNPPDHLQAEMVSLLHAQRCRLSDLGSAMRKWLGQLIASAKRPRRDRRNIGRLYFGWFGGVQFFYSQESKP
- a CDS encoding Phycobilisome protein (IMG reference gene:2510098320~PFAM: Phycobilisome protein), whose protein sequence is MSLVKEVIETADSEVRYPTAGEIWMIQNFCKSGEQRIQIANKLACNERYLVERGSQKFWRRCPVTPSNSGNLRKTNSCQRDQGWYIRLVAYCVLAGSQKPLEEIGTIGMKEMYRSLNIPIANWAEAMRCIKEEVILLLGEADAATVTPYFDHIIDTFSQGI
- a CDS encoding Photosystem II DII subunit, Q(A) protein (IMG reference gene:2510098321~PFAM: Photosynthetic reaction centre protein~TIGRFAM: Photosystem II, DII subunit (also called Q(A))), coding for MTIALQRPGEWGDILFRIDDWLKRDRFVFIGWSGLLLFPCAYLALGGWFTGTTFVSSWYTHGLATSYLEGCNFLTAAVSTPANSLGHSLLLLWGPEAQGDFTRWCQLGGLWTFVALHGALGLIGFCLRQIEIARLVGVRPYNAIAFSAPIAVFVSVFLIYPLGQSGWFFAPSFGVAAIFRFLLFFQGFHNYTLNPFHMMGVAGVLGGALLCAIHGATVENTLFEETRGFNTFRGFTTTQAEETYSMVTANRFWSQIFGVAFSNKRWLHFFMLFVPVTGLWMSAIGMIGTAFNLRAYDFVSQEIRAAEDPEFETFYTKNILLNEGLRAWMAPADQPHEHFVFPEEVLPRGNAL
- a CDS encoding photosystem II reaction center protein P6/CP43 (IMG reference gene:2510098322~PFAM: Photosystem II protein~TIGRFAM: photosystem II 44 kDa subunit reaction center protein (also called P6 protein, CP43), bacterial and chloroplast), encoding METPFSPSVPIVPTPGRGITTRRDGKDEASTGYAWWAGNARFMNLSGRLLGAHVAHAGLIAFWAGAMLLFEVAHFTPDKPMYEQGLILMPHVATLGIGVGAGGEVVDIFPFFAIAVVHLIGSAVLGFGGLYHSLQGPDRLAGFFDFDWADKDKITTILGFNLISLGVAALLFVGKAMFWGGLYDTWAPGGGDVRLISHPTLNPLTIFGYLVRSPYGEQGWIIGVNNLEDIVGGHIYIGIILILGGIWHIFTTPFKWTHKVFTWSGEAYLAQSLGNICGQALIATAFIWFNNTAYPSEFYGPTSAEASQAQALTFLVRDQNLGANVVSAQGPTGLGKYLMRSPTGEIIFGGETMRFWDFRGPWLEPLRGPNGLDLDKLRHDIQPWQIRRAAEYMTHAPLGSLNSVGGVATEPNSFNFLSPRSWLAAVHFIFAFLFLVGHLWHAGRARASAAGFVRGIDRENEPVLKMPNLD
- a CDS encoding hypothetical protein (IMG reference gene:2510098323), translated to MFHSFYLLTFYPLQTYLTPICFFTAWIVFLMLFANLWALSQDTVTYASRMYQIPCSNCRFFTENYQLKCTIHPIEALTEAAIDCPDYQSNDYSFSLDPNPMCSTSNMEKAITENSRAEPMSTKV
- a CDS encoding photosystem II chlorophyll-binding protein CP47 (IMG reference gene:2510098324~PFAM: Photosystem II protein~TIGRFAM: photosystem II chlorophyll-binding protein CP47), with the translated sequence MGLPWYRVHTVVINDPGRLLAVHLMHNALCAGFAGSMLLFELALFDPSDPVLNPMWRQGCFLMPFVARLGVINSWQGWSITGETVTDPGFWTFETVAIAHIIFSGLEFLAAVWHWNYWNLSTFYDAKTNEPVLDLPKIFGIHLFLAGLVCFGFGAFHLTGVFGPGMWVSDPYGLTGHMQPVAPEWGPAGFNPYNPGGVVAHHIAAGIVGIIGGLFHIYVRPSEYLYKGLRMGNIESVLASALATFFFAGFVATGTMWYGTATTPIELWGPTRFQWDDNYFHNEIDRRVQAGLAEGKNLSEAWSAIPEKLLFYDYVGNSPAKGGLFRVGRMVDGDGVARGWLGHPVFKDREGRELTVQRMPNFFENFPVILTDKDGIVRADIPFRRSEAKYSLEQKGVTVSFFGGKLDGQTFTEPAQVKQYARQAQLGEPFEFDRTVHNSDGVFRTSNRGFFAFFHACFALVWFFGHLWHGTRTLFRDVFAGIDPELDEEQVEWGIYQKVGDKTTRKRPVLQPVAPIQATTSANLGANPNPSLQESLEM
- a CDS encoding Photosystem II 10 kDa phosphoprotein (IMG reference gene:2510098325~PFAM: Photosystem II 10 kDa phosphoprotein); this translates as MEIKYPPKKVAPIQYTLRQLNSEAGKVTRGWGTTPFMALLMLLFFLFLLIILQIYNASILLQGVDIDWSVLNNYPTPVETHSYGEGEFSATGFSVFLGLLAFSLGCVGFILYGATTYPKDQE
- a CDS encoding Photosystem I reaction centre subunit III (IMG reference gene:2510098326~PFAM: Photosystem I reaction centre subunit III), whose protein sequence is MKRLCMLVLAIALVCSLTFPATANAGVLVPCKESKLFLERQNSAPDTYYFNQPYKAYSEYLLCGEDGLPHLPLRFDRAVDIAIPFGLFFYIAGFIGWSGRAYLLAAQNSSSPEEKEIFIDIPLAIQSLIKGLLWPLLFLQELTTGRLTAKDQEIYVSPR
- a CDS encoding Photosystem I reaction centre subunit IX / PsaJ (IMG reference gene:2510098327~PFAM: Photosystem I reaction centre subunit IX / PsaJ), with protein sequence MTHFTKYLTSAPIVAILTLVLLATLLIELNYLFPGLQYGTYFKPAF